ACCGGTCGGCGCCTGTTCCAGTACTGCGTGCGCGTTGGTGCCGCCGATCCCGAAGGAGCTCAGGCCCGCCCGCGCGGGCTGGTCGCCGTCCAGGGGCAGATTCCGGTCGGCCACGAAGAACGGCGACTCGTCCCACGCGATCTCCGAGCTCGGCAGGTCGCAGTGCAGGGTCCGCGGAACCTCGCCGTGCTGCAGCGCCAGGGCCACCTTGATGAGGCCGGCGATCCCCGCGGCCGCGTCCAGGTGGCCGATGTTGCTCTTGACCGAGCCGATGCCGCAGTACTGGCTGCGTGCCGTGTAGGGCCGGTACGCCTCGGTCAGAGCCGCGACCTCGATGGGATCGCCGAGCCTCGTGCCCGTGCCGTGCGCTTCGACGTAGCTGATCGTCGACGGGTCCACGCCCGCCTTGTCCAGCGCCTTGCGGATCACCTCGGTCTGGCCGCGCACACCGGGCGCGTAGAACCCTGCTTTCTCACCGCCGTCGTTGTTCACCGCGACGCCGCGGATCAGGCAGTAGATGTGATCGCCAGCGGCTATCGCCTCCCTGGCGCGCTTGAGGACGACCACACCGACACCTTCACCGCCGGACATGCCGTCGGCACCGTCGGCGAACGCGCGGCTGCGCCCGTCGCTGGAGAAGTTCAGGCCCGGCTGGTGTACGTATCCCAGGTCCCCTGCGGAGAACAGGCTGGCCGCGCCGACGATCGCCTGGTCGGCGTCGCCTGTCAGGAGTCCCTGACAGGCGACGTGCACCGCGCTCAGCGCCGAGGAGCAGTTGGTGCTCACCGCCATGCTGGGGCCGTGCAGGCCCAGCTTCGTGGAGATCATCGTGGGCACGGTGCCGCCTTGCGCGAACAGCCATGCGGCGTAGGTCTCGGAGCTCTCCAGGACGCGCGGGCCCGACGCGTTCGCCATCAGAGCCGGGAGCAGGGCCTGGTAGAAGTTCGTGCTCGTGGACGTGGTGACGCTGGTCTCGGGAACGTCCTCCGGGCGGTAACCGGCATCCTCCAACGCCTGCCACGCGTGCTGCAGCAGCAAGCGCGCCTGTGGGTCCATGAACTCGGCGTCGCGGGGGGAGATGTCGAAGAACGCCGCGTCGAACTCCGCCCTGCCGTCCACGACCGACCGCTGCGGCACGTATCCGGGTCGGGTGATCAGCTCTTCCGGCACTCCGAGCGCGCGCAGCTCCTCGACCGACCATGACGTGCCGCCGCTGCGTCCTTCCACGAGCGCGGACCAGAATGCGCGGTGGTCCATGGCGCCCGGGAACCGGCAGGACATGCCGATCACCGCGATCGCATCATCGAGCCAGGTGCCGTCGGCTGCCGGAGTGGCACGGTGCGGCTCACGAGGCTGTTCACGGGGCTGTTCACGGGGCTGCTCGGGCTCGACCGGCTGCGCCGCAGGTGCCTGCCGGGCGGGCAGCAGCTCCGTCAGGTGCCGGGCCATCGCCGCGACGGACGGATGCGCGAAGAGGCTGGTGGGTCGCAGGGAGCAGCCGAACTCGCGGTTGATCACCTCCACCGTTTCGATGGCCGCGAACGAGTCTCCGCCGATGTCGAAGAAGCCCGCGGCACGATCGACGTCCCGCGAGCCGAGCACCTCTTCGAAGATTCCGCGTACGGTCCGCTCGATGTCGAGCGCGGCCACAGGGCTTTCGGCTGCCGGGAGCGGTACCGTCGGGGCGGCCTCGGCCAGTTTCGCCCGGTCGACCTTGCCGTGCGGCGTGAGCGGGAAGGAGTCCAGGGCCACGAATGCGGCGGGCACCATGTAGGCGGGGAGGGTCTTGGCGAGATCCGCGCGCAGCAGTGCGGCGTCGACCGGCGCGTCTCCGTTTCGGGTGACATAGGCCGTGAGCCTGTCTGACAGGCCGACGTGCGTGAGCAGGACGACGCTTCGGCCGATCTCCTGGCGGGCGTTGAGCACTGACTCGATCTCGCCGAGTTCGATGCGATGGCCACGCAGTTTGACCTGGTTGTCCCTCCGGCCCAGGACGACGATCTCGCCGTTCGGCAGTCGGCGTGCGAGGTCGCCGGTCCGGTAGAGACGTCCGGGTGCGAACGGGTTGTCCAGGAAGCGCTCGGCCGTCAACTCCGGCTTCCGGTGGTAGCCCAGCGCGACTCCGTCGCCCGCGATGTGCAGCTCGCCGGTGACGCCGACCGGCAGGGGACTCATGTTCTGGTCGAGTACGTAGAGCTGGGTGTTCGCGATGGGGCTGCCGATGGTCACCGGCTCCTCACGGCGCAGCCGTTTCGCCGAGGACCAGATGGTCGTCTCCGTGGGCCCGTACAGGTTCCAGGCTTCGCCGCGTGCGACGAGTTGGTCCTTCAGGCCGTCGGGCAACGTTTCGCCGCCACACAGCACCTTGACGCGCTCGGTGTTCTGCCACCCGACGCGCACCAGCATGGCCCAGGTCGCCGGAGTGGCCTGCATGATGGTGGGCCGCCAGGCGGCGATCTTCTCGGCCAGCAAGGTGGCATCGGCGGCCGTGGCCGCTTCGCAGATGCAGACCTGCCCGCCGGTGACCAGCGGAAGGTAGAGCTCCAAGGCGGCGATGTCGAAGCTGTGCGTGGTGAGGGCCAACAGCCGGTCGTTGGAGGTCACCTCCAGCGTGCGTGCCATGGCCAGCAGGAAATTGGTCAGCGCCGCGTGCGGGACGACGACGCCCTTGGGCTTCCCCGTGCTGCCCGAGGTGTAGATGACGTAGGCGGCCGGAGATGCCGAGGCCCGCGAGCCCGGCGCATCGGCGGCCGTCTCCCCGGCCGCTGCCCCCGCCTGGGTGACCTGATCATCCTGGCGGTCTGTCGGGTACAGCCTCGCCTTCGGCAACCCCACCCCGGCCAGCCTGTCCATCGTCGCCCCATGGCAGATGACGAGTTGCGCGCCGCTGTCCTGGACCATGGAGGAGAGGCGTTCGGCAGGCAGCCGACCGTCCAGGGGCAGGTACACCGCGCCGAGCTTCATGACGGCGAGGAGGGCCTCGACGAGGTCGAGCGACCGTTCGTAGCAGACTCCTACGACGTCCCCCGGGCCGACGCCTTGACGCCGCAGCGTCTGCGCCAACGCCGCGCTGCGGTCCGCGAGTTCGCGATACGTGAGAGTCCGCTCCCCGCAGGTGACCGCGGGGGCACCCGGGTTCGCATCCGCCTGCTCCGCGAAGAGGTCCCAGCACGTTCGATGCGCGGGAAAGTCGACCTCGGTGCGGTTCCACGCCTCGATGACGAGGCGCCGTTCCTCGTCGCCGAGCAGGTTCAGCCTGCCCAGCGGCGACCGCCCGTCCGAGTCGAGGATGCCGTCCACCAGGGTGGCGAAGTGTTCTGCCATGCCCGCGACGGCGTCGGCCGAGTAGGCGTCGGGGTGGTACTTCCAGTTCACCAGGAACCCGTCACCGGGAGCCACGTCCACGGTGAGGTCGTACTCGCCCAGTTGGTACAGCCCGTCGACGAGTTCGAACTCCGTCTCGCCAGTGGCGCGGGCCCGCTCGCCCAGGTAACCGGAGAGAGCGGAATCCTGATAGTTGTACACGATCTGATAAAGCGGCGACCGCGGATTCACCCCCCGGGCGCCGAGGTCGCCCACGATCCGGTGGAACGGGTAGGCACCGTGCTCAAGTACTTCGAGCACCGTGGACTGTACGCGCCGGGCGAACGACGTGAACTCCTCGGAGGCGTTCGGCCTGTTCCGGACGGGCAGCGTGTTGACGAAGCAGCCGACGATCGGGTCGAAGCGCTCCGCCGGGCGCCCGGCCACCGGCATCCCGATGACGAGGTCCTCGCTTCCGGTGTACCGGTGCAGCAACGTCAGGAAGGCCGCCAGGAAGAAGATCCCCGGGCTGATCTCATGCGAGGCGGTGAAGGCCGCGACGGCGGCGGCCCGGTCTTCCGTCAGCCGGCTGGTGTACACCTCGCCCACGTGGGGCGCGTCCGGTGGCAGAGCCGTCTGTGAGGGTAAACCTGTGAGGACTGCCGCGCCGGTGAGCTCCCGCACCCAGAACTCGCGGTCCTTCTCGGCGCGCTCGCCGGTGAGTACGTCCCGCTCCCACTCGACGAACTCACCGAATGAGGCGGAGCCCACCTCGATCGGCACGTCCCGCCCCTCGACCCGTGCCCGGTACGAACGGAGAAGCGTGTCGATGACGAGACGCCCCGACACCCCGTCGATCACGAGGTGATGAAAGACCAGCAGAACGTACGCCTCGGACGCGGAGCGACGCAGGACAGCCAGCCTGGTCAAAGGATCCCCGGCCAGGTCGAACGGTTGCCGCGCCCTCTCCTTCAGGAAGTCCAGCACTCGGTCGGACGGCACATCGGAGATGTCCACGTGCTCGACGAAGAAACCGTCCGCATCTCTGTGGGACAGACGCGGCCCGTCATCCGTCTCGCGCACCGTGGCCGAGAGAAGCGGATGCCGGAAAAGCGTGTCGCGGAACGCGGCCTGAAGCGCCGCAGTGTCCACGTCCGCAGACGATAAGCACACGGGAACGTTGTACGCGTACGTCTCCGGTTCCATCTTGGCCAGTGCCCACAAGCCGCGTTGCCCCTCGGACAGCGGGATCTCCACCCGTCTGCTGAGTTCGGCCAGTACCTCCGTCGTCGACATCTCGCCGTCGGCGTACATGCGGGTGAGCGCGCGAAGGCTCATGACGGACTCCGTCCTGCCACGCCACCGGGGCGTGGCGCTACGTCAGAAGATCGCGGGCGAACGCAAGGACTCTGCCCGAGCCCGTACGGAGCGGGCTTCCAGGTGGCGGGGACCAAGGGGTGATACGAGTTCGTCGCACAGCACTTCGACGAGGTCGTAGGACCAGCTGTGGCAGGCACGGGTGCCCTCGCGGGTCGAGCCGAAGCTGGCGCGGCACACCAGCCCGCCGTCGACGAGCCCCGAGATGCCGATCGAACGCGACATCTCGGCCGGGCGTTTGAGACCTGCGCGCGGCAGAGCGAACAGGAGGCGCCCACGGATGCGGCCGTCGGTGTCATGACAAGCAGTATGACCCGCAGACCGTGGCTTGATCCGGCGTTTGTTCCGCTGTGTGGCACATCACCTTTACGTTTCAACCGGACGTATCCGCGCCGCAGGTGATAGCGGCTGCCCGAGCTCCCATCGCCCGACCGGAACGATCCAGTCCCAGCTCCGCTCTCCACTCCCGTGGGCCACCCCAACTGGCCCTGTGGGAAAAGGTCTTGTCCCCGGGCGCTCACACGCCCGGGGAGACCCCTGACACCGTAGAGGTCAGGCGCGCACGGTGAGCCACGCGCCGAGGCCGCTGCATCCGGTCGCGTTGTACGTGGTGCTCCGGTAGCCCGCCGGGATGGGGGAGTAGGGGCACGTCCAGATGCCGTTGCGGACGAGCTGGTGGTACCAGGCGCCGACGCCGTCGCAACCGCTCTTCATGTAGTTGGTGATGACGTAACCGTCGACGACCGGAGAGCCCCCACAGGTCCATATGCCGTCCCGGGCGAGCTTGTGCTGCCAGGATCCGATGCCGTCACAACCGCTCCTGATGTAACCGGTGATGACGTACCCGGTCACGATGGGGGAGTACGTGCACGTCCAGATGCCGTCGCGGGCCGGCTCGTGCAGCCAGGCCCCGGAGCCGTTGCAGCCGCTGCGGTTGAAGGCGGAGATGACGTAGCCGGGGGGAACGGGGGTGCCCGGGCAGGTCCACCCGCCCGCCGTGGCTCCCGCCGCACCGGTTTCGGCGGCGCTCGCCGTGCTGGTGGACGTGCCAGTGAAAACGGCAGCGAACATCGCGATCGCTGCGAGCATCGGGGCGAGCCTGCTGCGGAGGAACGACATCGTCGTACGGTGGTGAAGGCGAGGCGATGGAGTGTTCAACGCACATCCGTCCTGTGGGCACGCCGGTGTGTTGCCCCTCGACAGCCGAGAGCACCTGGCAGTGGATCTGCAGGCACCCTAGTCGGCATGGGTGCGGAAGAACGGGGCTGTCCTGAAGCGGCGATCATCTTGTCTGGAAACAGATTTGAGGGTGCGTCAGCCGAGGTGCGGGAGCGCGTCTCGGCCGCGTGCCCGCACCGGCGGAGGGCGTTGTTCCGCCTCTGCTCCGCCTCTGCTCCGCACCGGTTCGCGGCGGCCTCCGAGGCGGACGGACCGACCGGGCGTCGGGAGAAGTACGCCAGCCCGGGGTGAGGGTGGCTGCTCGGCCACGCGAAGCCGCCGGTTCACGGGAGGTAGACAGCGTGAAGTGGGGATCGGGCCGCAGAGTGCCGCGTGCTTCAGGGCGTGGGCGTACCGGGTGACCGCATCGGCGGAGGTGCGCGTGGACCCGTCCGCCGACGACTCGGAGGCTGAGCGGGGTCAGGCGGCGGGCTGGGGCTGGCGGAGTTCGGCCTGGCCGAAGAGGAGGGCGTAACCGGCGGGCAGTTGGCGCAGGACACGGGCCAGGAGGTCGGGTCCGGCCAGGCGGGCGATGACGGTGAGGATGGCGCCGGCGTTCCAGCGGGCGACGGCGGGGGTGGTCGTGGTGCGGGAGGCCAGATCCTTGACGAAGCCCCACCCGGTGAGCTGCTCGCGGGCGGGGATCTGCCCGGTGAAGGTCAGCGCGGCTTCGAGGGGCAGGCGTTGGGCGAGGTCGACGCGTTCGTCACCGGTGAGCTGGCGGCCGAGGGCGGCCAGGACCTGATGGGTGACCTCGGCCGCACGTTCGCGGGTGGGGTACGCGCCTTCGCGCCGTACGTGATCCAGCATCTGGTCGAACGTCAGAGCCGTCGGGGACGGGTTCGTACGGGGCTGGTCGTACATGGTGCTGCGGATGCCTTTCTCTTCCAGTGCGTTCAGCCAGGTGTGGTGTGTGCGGGGGAAGCGGAGGACGGCGCTGGCCGTGGTGGGGCTGCCCGTCCTCCGCCGCTGGTCCGGCCCATGCGGGCCTGGTCCGCCCGGAGTGTCAGCTGGAGATCTGCCGGCGCTCGGAGGTGCTGCTGATGGTGATCTTGCGTGGCTTGGCGCGTTCGGCGATCGGGATGCGGAGGCTCAGGACACCGGCTTCGTAGGAAGCTTCGATGCGCTCGGTCTCCAGCGTGTCGGCCAGCATGACCTGGCGGGAGAAGACGCCGAGGGGCCGCTCGGAGAGTTCCATCTGGATGCCGTCGGACTTCTCCGCGGGCCTGCGCTCGGCCTTCACGGTCAGCATGTTGCGCTCGACGTCGATGTCGATCGCCTCGGAGTTCACACCGGGGAGATCGAAAGCGATCACGTACATGTCGCCGTCGCGGTAGGCGTCCATGGGCATCACGGTCGGCTTCGTCCACGTGCCCGTGGCCCCCGACAGCTGCTGGACGATGCGGTCCATCTCGCGGAACGGGTCAGTGCGCATCAACATCGCGAAACACCTCCAGTGGGATCAGGCAGAGACTGCCAATGCGCTTCAACGTGCCACCGTTGTAACATGTCATCGAAACGATGACAAGCACGCCGTCATCAACCTGATGACGCAGAGCGGAGCGTGAGATGACCGACCCCACCCCGCCGGTCGGCGCGGCGCACCTGCCCGCCGTCAGCGCGGCACTCGACACCATCAGCCGGGCCCTCGACGACGCCCAGCAACCGGCGGAAAGCGCCGGTGCCACCACCGGCTCCGGCCCGCACCCGGCGCTGGCCGCACTTCTGCTCCTTCGGGAGATCCGCGAACAGCTCGCCGGCTGGGAGAGCGGCCTGATCGAAACCGCCCGAGGCCAGGGGGCCAGCTGGGCCGACCTCGCCGGTCCCCTCGGAGTAGCCAGCCGGCAGGCCGCCGAGCGCCGCTACCTGCGCGGACGCCCCGGTACGGCCGGAAGCACCGGCGAACAACGCGTCCAGGCCACCCGCGACAGCCGCGCCGCCGAACGCACCGTCACCGCCTGGGCCCGCGACAACGCCGCAGACCTGCGTCGCCTCGCCGCCCAGGTCACCGCCCTGCCGGACCTCCCCGACAGTGCCGCGAACGCCCTCAGCCGCCTGAACGACGCCCTCGCCGACAACGACCCCGCCCACCTCATCGGCCCCCTCACGGACACCCGCCCCCATCTGCGTCCCCAGGACACCGAACTCACCGAACGACTCGACGCGCTCACCCATCACACCGACCGGCTCCGCCGCAACACCCATCAGCAGCGCAACACTTGACCCCTTGGGGAGGAGCACCTGCCCGGCAGGCCACTGACCGGAACAGCGGTCGCAACGGGTGGCCGGGCGGGGGGCTCGTTCATGGTGTGGTGTGTTCTGCTTCGATGGTCAATTTGACCAACGTCGACACCAACGTCGACACCGACGCCGACACCGGCGTCGACGCCTGAGCCTGGGGCTTTCTCGCAACCCCCGACCTCGCCGACCAGACGAAGAGGTCGGTGCCCTGGACTGCACCGACCTCTGAGCCCCGTGAGTGCCCGACGCCTACCTACTCGTGAGCCAGTGCGCCTCTGTGCGCACTCGCTCCAGCCAGCTGTCTCGCTCCTTGGCCGTTGAGTCCGTGACCGTGCGGAACACCACCCGCCGGACCTCCGTCACTCCCGTGTACGGCAGCACGCACGCCGACCAGATGCGCTCCAGCGGGTCGCCGAACTCGTCCCGCTCCCGGGCTTCCGGCGTGTCCGAGGTGTTCAGGACCAGCGCACGGCCCGCTTTCAGAAGGCCGACCGGCTCCCCGTCCGCCGTACCCAGCTTGTACGCGACTCCCGGGACCAGGACCCGCTGGAGCCAGCCCGCGAGAATGGCGGGCGGCATCCCCCACCAGTTGGGGTGCACGAAGACGAGCGCATCGAGAGTCGCCAACTCCCTCTGGTGCAGGGCGACATCGGGATCCTGGGAGAGCCCGGCTGCGTCGACCGTCTCCGTCTCGTCCGCCCGCAGGACCGGGCCAAAGCCCTCCGCGTAGAGATCGTGCGTGACCACCTCGCAGTCCACAGCCCGCAGGTCAGCGACGATCGTGTCAAAAAGAGCGTGATTGAAACTGCCGGGACGCGGATGAGCGAGATACGCGCCGACGCGCATGCGCACGAGAATCAACTCCTGTGTAGGACTCACGGGTTGACCATTGAAGCACTCACGTGTACGGCCTGCCGCAGTGGCGGTGACTTCGCGGTCCTCGAAGACCTGACCTGACCTGCCCTGTGACCGTGCATGACCACGCAGACGATGTCGAAAGGGCCGAGCGCGGGCCGCCAACCTGTCACCCCGCCCGGCAGGCCGGTGCCGTTTCGGTTGTCCGGAGGATGTCCCCCTCTGGACTTCGGCCTGGCCGGGAATCAGCGGGGGCACGGTCGCTTCGGGGCGCAACGTCGCCATCGCGTAGCGAAGACGGGTAACTGTGGAAGCGGTAGCGGCAATCGGTTCGGACATCGGGCGTGCTCACACTTCTTGCCTACGACCAGAGGATCATGCGAGCCGTCTCATCCGTCCGCAGGGGGACGGGAGTTGGGGCCGCTCGACGGATGTTTCCGGCGGACACCACCTGAATGATCGTTCCTGTCCGAAGACACGACCGGAAGGAACGTCGCGTGCGTCGAAGCAGCAGCAGAAGTGGAAGCCGCAACAGGAGTTGGCCCGGTCTCCTTCTCGGTGTCACGGCAACACTGGCTCCCGCGCTCACCGTCTCGACGGCCACCGCGGCTCCGCCCTCCGCCCCGTCGGTCGCCTCCTCGCCCGCTGCCCAGCGTGCGCTGGAGCGCTACGTACAGCAGAAGCCGCAGTGGAAGCGGTGTGCGGCGAACTCCCCGGTGGAGTTCGAGTGCGCCACGATCAAGGTTCCGCTGGACTACCGGAGGCCCGGAGGAAAACAAATCGATCTGGCGGTGTCCCGGATCAGGAGTACCGCGCCCGACAAGCGGCACGGTGTCCTGCTCTCCAATCCCGGCGGCCCGGGAATGAAGGGGCGCTACCAGCCGATGATCCTCCGGGGCAAGCTCCCGGAGGCCGCGCTCCAGAAGTTCGACCTCATCGGTTTCGACCCGCGCGGTGTGGGACGGAGCAGCCCCATCTCCTGCGGTCTCGGGCCGGAGGAGGAGGAATGGCTGCGGCCGTACAAGGAGAAGACCTTCGATGCGGACGTCGCCTGGGCGCGCGATGTCGCGCACAAGTGCAAGGAGAAGGCGGGTGATCTGCTTCCGCACCTCACCACGCGCAACACCGCGCGCGACATGGATCTGCTGCGGGCGATCCTCGGCGAGAAGAAGATCTCGTACCTGGGCACCTCGTACGGCACCTACCTCGGTGCTGTCTACACCCAGCTCTTCCCTGGCCGGGCCGACCGTTTCGTACTGGACAGCGCGGTCGATCCGGCTCGTGCCTGGCGGGGGATGATCCAGTGGTGGGCGGAGGGTGCCGAGCCCGCGTTCGACCGGTGGACCGAGTGGGCCGCCGGGCGTGCGGAGAAGTACGGTCTCGGTGACACTTCGAAGGAGGTTGGCCGGACCCTGTGGGACCTGGTCGCGCAGGCCGACGAGAAGCCCATCGTGGTGGAGGGGAAGCCGGTCACCGGTGACGGCATCCGAAGCGGTATGCGCGAGGCGGCCTTCACCCCGCAGGCCGCCTCCGAAGCGGTCGTGGAGCTGAAGAAGGCCGCGGCAGGCAAGCCCGCTTCCGCGAAGAGGCTCACGGCTTTCAGCGGATCGGCTTTCGGCGGATCGCAGAGGGCAGGATCAGAGAAGGCGGGATCGGAGAGGGCCGTAGCGGAAGGCACCCTCACGGCGGCCGAGGCCGAGGTGCCGTCCGACAACGTGATGGCGAGTCTCTTCGCGGTGGTGTGCGGCGACAACTCGGCCGCCTGGTCCCGCGATCCGGAGAGTTACCGGCGGGACGCCATCCGGGACAGGGGCCGCTACCCGCTCTTCGGTGACTTCGCTTCCGGCATCAAACCCTGTGCGTTCTGGGGCACTTCCGTGGAACCGGCGACTGTGGTGAACAACAGGGTCGGCTCCCTGATCGTCCAGAACGAGTGGGACCCGCAGACCCCGCTGCCCAGCGGCCAGGCCCTGCACACGGACCTGAAGGGATCCAAAATGGTCACCGTCCTCGGCGGCGAGGGCCATGGCATCTACCCCAACGGCAATGCCTGCACGGACGGCACGGTCAACGAGTACCTGCTCACCGGCAGGCTCCCGGCGAAGGACGTGACCTGCCGGGCGACGGCCGATTCGAACGCCAAGGCTCAGAAGAACCAGAAACAGGGTGTGCTGCCGGAGGCCGCGTTTCCAGGTCGAGCCCCGGACCGCTTCGGAGTCCGGTCGCAACACCCACGGCTGCACGCCCCCTAACCACTGGGCGCGCCCGGGGACAACGACCACACGCACGACGCTTCGGCACCTGGCACCTGGCACTGGAGCCACTCACCGGCCGATGTGCGTGTCGGCCACGAGACAGGCATGCGCGGCATGGTCTTGTCAGTTCTCCGAGGCGACCCCGTCTCATCGGGAGTTGGCCCGGCCGCCGAACGAGTGCTCCGACGCGCACGCCCCAGGCGGCATGGGCAAAGGTCGTCCGGCGGTGTCCTACCGAAGCGTGGTCCCTCTCGACACGTCAGGTGTCACCTACGACTCGGCCGACGAGGTGATCGGCGGTCACGCCGGGGCCGCGGTGTCCGGCACTCCCGCGTAGTCGGGCAGCTCGACGCCGTTGATCGCGCGCCCGACCAGCTCCGTGAACCATTCGCCGCCGAAATCGGGGCGCGGCTCGGCGTCTGCTCCGGGGACGTCGCGGCTGCGGGCGTTCAACCGGCCGATCTCCTGGTTGGCCTCGACGAAGGACCGCATCCGCGCCTCGTAGCGGGCGAACCCGGCGTCGGGGTCCCATCCGGCACCGGCCAGCTCTCCGGCCAGCAGGTAGGCACCGACCAGTGCCAGCCCGGTGCCTTGCCCGGACATCGGCGACGAGCTGAACGCCGCGTCCCCGAGCAGCCCCACCCTTCCGCTCGACCAGCGGTCCATCACCACCTGGGCGACCTGGTCGAGGTAGAAGTCCGGAGTGTCGTCCAGGTGCGCGAGGAGGTCCGGGATCAACCAGCCCAGGCCCGCCATCCGCTCCCGCAGCAGGATCTTCTGGGCTGCGACGTCACGGTGGTCGACGTCGAAACCGGCCGAGGCGAAGGAGAACATGGCCATCGCCCGGGTGGTGTCCTGGACGGGCCGCAGGAGGGCGGAGCGCCCGGACTTCTGATCCTGGTACTCCAGCAGCCAGCGGTCCAGCCCGAACTCGTTGGGCACACTGTAGAAGGCCAGTACCTGCCCGAGGTGGCGAAGGAACCGCTCATGCGGCCCGAAGACCATCGCCCGCAGCTCCGAGTGCAGCCCGTCCGCCCCGACCACCAGGTCGAAGCGCCGCCGGTTGCCGCCCGCGAAGACCACGTCGACCCCGTCCGCGTCCTGGGCGAGCCCGGCGATTCGGTCGCCGAAGACGTACTCGACGCCATCGCGAGTGTCGTCGTAGAGCACTTGGGAGAGGTCTCCGCGCAGGATCTCGATGTCCGCGATGAACCCGTCGCCACCGTCGTCGTCGGCCCGGAAGGTCTCCAGTACCTGCCCGTCCGCGTCCACGGTGTGCGCGCCGGCGGTGTCGGTGCACGCCGCGCGCACCGCCGCGTCCAACCCCATGCGCCCGATGACCTCCTTGGCGACCCCGCGCGC
This window of the Streptomyces sp. NBC_00237 genome carries:
- a CDS encoding HSP18 transcriptional regulator, whose translation is MTDPTPPVGAAHLPAVSAALDTISRALDDAQQPAESAGATTGSGPHPALAALLLLREIREQLAGWESGLIETARGQGASWADLAGPLGVASRQAAERRYLRGRPGTAGSTGEQRVQATRDSRAAERTVTAWARDNAADLRRLAAQVTALPDLPDSAANALSRLNDALADNDPAHLIGPLTDTRPHLRPQDTELTERLDALTHHTDRLRRNTHQQRNT
- a CDS encoding NAD(P)H-dependent oxidoreductase is translated as MSPTQELILVRMRVGAYLAHPRPGSFNHALFDTIVADLRAVDCEVVTHDLYAEGFGPVLRADETETVDAAGLSQDPDVALHQRELATLDALVFVHPNWWGMPPAILAGWLQRVLVPGVAYKLGTADGEPVGLLKAGRALVLNTSDTPEARERDEFGDPLERIWSACVLPYTGVTEVRRVVFRTVTDSTAKERDSWLERVRTEAHWLTSR
- a CDS encoding Hsp20/alpha crystallin family protein: MLMRTDPFREMDRIVQQLSGATGTWTKPTVMPMDAYRDGDMYVIAFDLPGVNSEAIDIDVERNMLTVKAERRPAEKSDGIQMELSERPLGVFSRQVMLADTLETERIEASYEAGVLSLRIPIAERAKPRKITISSTSERRQISS
- a CDS encoding FAD-dependent monooxygenase, with product MSVDDSDPGHASRTGGQGKRVIGPRVLVAGASVAGPALAHWLRRRGAEVTVVERAPELRPGGQAVDARGVAKEVIGRMGLDAAVRAACTDTAGAHTVDADGQVLETFRADDDGGDGFIADIEILRGDLSQVLYDDTRDGVEYVFGDRIAGLAQDADGVDVVFAGGNRRRFDLVVGADGLHSELRAMVFGPHERFLRHLGQVLAFYSVPNEFGLDRWLLEYQDQKSGRSALLRPVQDTTRAMAMFSFASAGFDVDHRDVAAQKILLRERMAGLGWLIPDLLAHLDDTPDFYLDQVAQVVMDRWSSGRVGLLGDAAFSSSPMSGQGTGLALVGAYLLAGELAGAGWDPDAGFARYEARMRSFVEANQEIGRLNARSRDVPGADAEPRPDFGGEWFTELVGRAINGVELPDYAGVPDTAAPA
- a CDS encoding DUF2267 domain-containing protein, coding for MYDQPRTNPSPTALTFDQMLDHVRREGAYPTRERAAEVTHQVLAALGRQLTGDERVDLAQRLPLEAALTFTGQIPAREQLTGWGFVKDLASRTTTTPAVARWNAGAILTVIARLAGPDLLARVLRQLPAGYALLFGQAELRQPQPAA
- a CDS encoding alpha/beta hydrolase, with translation MRRSSSRSGSRNRSWPGLLLGVTATLAPALTVSTATAAPPSAPSVASSPAAQRALERYVQQKPQWKRCAANSPVEFECATIKVPLDYRRPGGKQIDLAVSRIRSTAPDKRHGVLLSNPGGPGMKGRYQPMILRGKLPEAALQKFDLIGFDPRGVGRSSPISCGLGPEEEEWLRPYKEKTFDADVAWARDVAHKCKEKAGDLLPHLTTRNTARDMDLLRAILGEKKISYLGTSYGTYLGAVYTQLFPGRADRFVLDSAVDPARAWRGMIQWWAEGAEPAFDRWTEWAAGRAEKYGLGDTSKEVGRTLWDLVAQADEKPIVVEGKPVTGDGIRSGMREAAFTPQAASEAVVELKKAAAGKPASAKRLTAFSGSAFGGSQRAGSEKAGSERAVAEGTLTAAEAEVPSDNVMASLFAVVCGDNSAAWSRDPESYRRDAIRDRGRYPLFGDFASGIKPCAFWGTSVEPATVVNNRVGSLIVQNEWDPQTPLPSGQALHTDLKGSKMVTVLGGEGHGIYPNGNACTDGTVNEYLLTGRLPAKDVTCRATADSNAKAQKNQKQGVLPEAAFPGRAPDRFGVRSQHPRLHAP